In Verrucomicrobiota bacterium, a single window of DNA contains:
- a CDS encoding GDSL-type esterase/lipase family protein yields MKRSDLTKALFALAVFAAVLPMKALEYPYAPYNEGKMDPQKTGWPLTEEERKYVQLPEYERRPGRDINQHKPAMWPVTPSAGFWGGTSWLDTHANLVKVAQASKGPIDVLLVGDSITMQWSAAWAKHFPKLKIVNLGIGGDKTQNVLWRLDHGGVEGLEPRLCVLLIGNNNMFFTPETGIEPVAKGIKVCVDNLREKFSKAPVIVVKVLPAHAPGNRFYEDIKLVNGTLDKLDLEADPMVRVLDIWGDMVNADGTLQKALFTPDNIHLSQDGGYRLYAEKLKPLLEAFLAGREVPKSVPRTYPASAPEASPAPAAKPAQVKAEPAQAKQIVNDGKILIYPYAPYNEGKMDPQLTGWPLTDAEKDWVAKGEYFRKPGHEVQKHLPEMWFVTPTAARWGKDGEENLWVAHHAACVEKVRAMKDGIDMALLGDSITQGWGGGWDGAAFNAAWQKHFSDKKTVNLGIGGDRMESILWRLDHGALDGASPKVIVLMIGVNNAPLVFANGAPAASAAHGIKLCIENLRMRCPKSQIVLVKILPAFDPSKEVGAKVREINTALDALKLDRDPQVHILDLWSDFTNADGTLKTSLYSDGHLHLGPAGYEVFATKLKLLVDKLIEKL; encoded by the coding sequence ATGAAACGATCAGACCTCACGAAAGCACTATTCGCGCTGGCGGTTTTTGCCGCCGTTCTGCCCATGAAGGCCCTGGAGTATCCCTACGCTCCTTACAACGAAGGGAAGATGGATCCACAGAAGACCGGCTGGCCGCTGACCGAGGAGGAGCGAAAATATGTTCAGCTTCCGGAGTACGAGCGCCGACCTGGCCGCGATATCAACCAACACAAGCCTGCAATGTGGCCAGTGACGCCCTCGGCCGGGTTCTGGGGCGGCACGAGCTGGCTGGATACCCACGCGAACCTGGTCAAGGTCGCGCAGGCCAGCAAAGGCCCCATAGATGTTTTGCTCGTGGGTGACAGCATCACAATGCAGTGGAGCGCTGCGTGGGCAAAGCACTTCCCCAAGCTGAAGATTGTCAACCTCGGCATCGGCGGCGACAAAACGCAAAACGTACTTTGGCGCCTCGACCACGGCGGCGTGGAAGGTCTTGAGCCGCGACTGTGTGTGCTCCTCATCGGCAACAACAACATGTTCTTTACGCCTGAGACCGGCATCGAGCCGGTCGCCAAAGGCATCAAAGTTTGCGTGGACAACCTGCGCGAGAAGTTCTCCAAGGCCCCGGTGATCGTGGTGAAGGTGTTGCCCGCGCACGCACCGGGTAACCGATTTTATGAGGACATCAAGCTGGTTAACGGCACGCTGGATAAGTTGGATTTGGAAGCCGATCCCATGGTCAGGGTGCTGGATATTTGGGGCGACATGGTGAATGCCGATGGCACGCTGCAGAAGGCCTTGTTCACCCCCGACAACATCCACCTGTCGCAGGACGGAGGCTATAGGCTCTACGCGGAAAAACTAAAGCCCCTGCTGGAGGCTTTCCTGGCTGGAAGAGAAGTGCCCAAGTCAGTGCCCAGGACTTATCCGGCTTCGGCTCCGGAAGCCAGTCCCGCTCCGGCCGCCAAACCGGCGCAAGTTAAAGCAGAGCCTGCACAGGCAAAACAGATCGTTAACGATGGCAAGATCCTCATCTATCCCTATGCGCCGTACAACGAAGGCAAGATGGACCCGCAGCTCACCGGCTGGCCACTGACGGACGCGGAGAAGGATTGGGTTGCCAAAGGTGAGTACTTCCGCAAGCCCGGCCACGAGGTGCAGAAGCATCTGCCCGAGATGTGGTTCGTTACTCCGACGGCAGCCCGTTGGGGCAAGGACGGTGAGGAAAATCTATGGGTTGCGCATCACGCCGCGTGCGTCGAAAAGGTGCGCGCGATGAAGGATGGCATCGATATGGCCCTTCTCGGCGACAGCATCACGCAAGGCTGGGGCGGCGGCTGGGACGGTGCGGCGTTCAATGCTGCATGGCAAAAACATTTTAGCGACAAGAAGACCGTCAACCTTGGTATTGGTGGCGACCGCATGGAGAGCATTCTCTGGCGGCTCGACCACGGCGCGCTCGATGGCGCGTCGCCGAAGGTCATCGTGCTGATGATCGGCGTGAACAACGCCCCGCTGGTTTTTGCCAACGGTGCACCCGCTGCATCGGCAGCCCATGGTATCAAACTGTGCATTGAGAACCTGCGAATGCGCTGTCCCAAGTCGCAGATCGTCCTCGTAAAAATTCTCCCGGCCTTCGACCCGAGCAAGGAAGTCGGTGCGAAAGTGCGAGAGATCAACACCGCGCTCGACGCGCTGAAACTCGACCGCGATCCCCAAGTCCATATTCTGGATCTGTGGAGTGATTTCACCAACGCCGACGGCACCCTGAAGACCTCGCTGTATTCCGACGGGCACCTGCATCTTGGCCCAGCCGGCTACGAGGTCTTTGCCACCAAACTAAAGCTGTTGGTGGACAAACTAATCGAAAAACTGTAA
- a CDS encoding ThuA domain-containing protein gives MKLRSYLLAGLLVLAAASTFAAEKPIRVLIIGGQNNHDWKTTTPLMKGVLDKAGHFQTTVDNTPEKDAPQAEWDAWSPKFREFNCVVLNYNDNGMKCPMWSEQVKKDFVEYVRGGGGVVAIHAANNSFSGWKEYEQMIGLLWRWWGNGYSLYVDDDGKVVREEPGQGRQMGHGDWAGWYAWTMTVRDTEHPITQGMPVHWLHQKDELYHGQRGPAENVHILLTAYSEPGGKHKGTGKNEPIVWWVPYGKGRVVTNVMGHDLNGMKCVGFKLLLLRACEWAATGRCSIPIPPNFPNSEKTSVEP, from the coding sequence ATGAAACTGAGATCTTACCTGTTAGCCGGTCTGTTGGTCCTCGCGGCAGCTTCGACATTCGCTGCCGAAAAGCCCATCAGAGTCCTCATCATCGGCGGTCAGAACAACCATGACTGGAAGACCACGACGCCCCTCATGAAAGGCGTCCTGGACAAGGCCGGCCATTTCCAGACGACCGTTGACAACACCCCGGAGAAGGACGCACCCCAGGCTGAATGGGACGCATGGAGCCCGAAGTTTCGCGAGTTCAACTGCGTCGTGCTCAACTACAACGACAATGGCATGAAGTGCCCCATGTGGTCCGAGCAGGTCAAGAAGGACTTTGTCGAATATGTCCGGGGCGGCGGCGGCGTCGTGGCGATCCATGCAGCCAATAACTCGTTTAGCGGCTGGAAAGAATACGAGCAGATGATCGGCCTGCTGTGGCGCTGGTGGGGCAACGGCTACAGCCTCTATGTCGATGATGACGGCAAGGTGGTCCGCGAGGAACCTGGCCAGGGCCGCCAAATGGGCCACGGCGACTGGGCTGGGTGGTACGCCTGGACGATGACCGTCCGCGATACGGAGCATCCCATCACTCAAGGCATGCCTGTGCATTGGCTGCACCAAAAGGACGAGCTTTACCATGGCCAGCGTGGACCGGCCGAGAACGTCCATATCCTGCTCACCGCCTACTCGGAGCCGGGCGGCAAGCACAAGGGCACCGGTAAGAACGAGCCGATCGTCTGGTGGGTGCCCTACGGCAAAGGCCGCGTCGTCACCAACGTGATGGGCCACGACCTGAATGGCATGAAGTGCGTCGGCTTCAAGCTGCTGCTCCTGCGGGCGTGCGAGTGGGCAGCCACGGGAAGATGCTCAATCCCCATCCCGCCAAACTTCCCCAACTCCGAGAAGACGAGCGTGGAACCGTAG
- a CDS encoding glycoside hydrolase family 43 protein — protein sequence MKIYRTPRLAIVPCIALLLAALTGLRAAELDRSSTKQSAFQPGEVWLDTAGKPINAHGGGMLFHDGTYYWYGENKDGRTWLPESTKAWDGYRVDVTGVRCYSSRDLFNWQDEGLVLKAVPGDPSLDLHPSKVCERPKVVFNARTRKFVMWMHIDSEDYQAARAGVAVADQPTGPFTYLESVRPEGQDSRDQTLFLDEDGKAYRVYSSENNDTTYISLLTDDYLKHSGKFARVFEKRRMEAQVLFKHAGKYWFMASGCTGWDPNPARSAVANSIWGPWTELGNPCRGQNADQTFGGQSTFVFPVAGKENAFIFMADRWNKTNLVDSRYLWLPLQCQASKPVVPWVQRWDLSIFARGTVPPEPARPTLHSRQE from the coding sequence ATGAAGATCTACAGAACTCCAAGACTTGCCATCGTTCCTTGCATCGCCTTGCTGCTGGCCGCACTGACTGGGCTGCGTGCTGCCGAACTGGATCGATCCTCCACCAAGCAATCGGCGTTTCAGCCGGGCGAGGTCTGGCTCGACACCGCAGGCAAGCCCATCAACGCCCACGGAGGCGGGATGCTATTCCACGACGGCACTTACTACTGGTATGGCGAGAACAAGGACGGCCGAACCTGGCTGCCTGAATCCACGAAAGCGTGGGACGGGTATCGCGTCGATGTCACGGGCGTTCGCTGCTATTCGTCGCGCGACCTGTTCAACTGGCAGGACGAGGGCTTGGTGCTGAAGGCCGTGCCGGGTGATCCGTCCCTCGATCTGCATCCCTCGAAAGTCTGCGAGCGCCCCAAGGTCGTCTTCAATGCCCGCACCAGGAAGTTCGTCATGTGGATGCACATCGACAGCGAGGACTACCAGGCCGCGCGCGCGGGCGTGGCGGTTGCCGACCAGCCCACCGGGCCGTTCACTTACCTGGAGAGCGTTCGCCCGGAGGGTCAGGACAGCCGGGACCAAACCCTGTTCCTCGACGAGGACGGCAAGGCGTACCGCGTCTATTCCTCCGAGAACAACGACACCACATATATCTCGCTGTTGACGGACGATTACCTCAAGCACAGCGGCAAGTTCGCCCGCGTCTTCGAGAAACGACGCATGGAAGCTCAGGTCCTCTTCAAGCACGCCGGCAAATACTGGTTCATGGCCTCCGGATGCACGGGCTGGGACCCGAATCCAGCGCGGTCCGCCGTGGCGAACTCCATCTGGGGGCCGTGGACGGAACTGGGGAATCCCTGTCGCGGCCAGAATGCCGACCAGACCTTCGGTGGCCAAAGCACGTTTGTATTTCCAGTGGCTGGCAAGGAGAACGCATTCATCTTCATGGCCGACCGCTGGAACAAGACCAACCTCGTGGATTCGCGCTACCTTTGGCTGCCGCTCCAATGCCAGGCCAGCAAGCCTGTCGTGCCGTGGGTGCAGCGATGGGACCTGTCCATCTTCGCGCGCGGGACCGTTCCCCCTGAGCCGGCCCGGCCGACTCTACATTCGCGCCAAGAATAA
- a CDS encoding sensor histidine kinase — protein MMTSGLLACGLLLFSQGASADIRITQIETDGQMRDLSARDSRSSAPLPIHATARSVRFHFTEGDSNGKPTARLRYKLEGYDDTWQDLPIKMRAIIYFRDRQGQVVGSSEFYLTGETPGWRGSIETSDFSARRETATAPERTASARISFLSHGGDAGMGEFGVDAVHVLVEHGADKQPKVFDLSITKGTELSHPLGSPANWIREGSRAELAQVLTRPTPIPHPILAIHDDDPSFFGNWATSAFIPVVPGDRLTLEWQTAHSIGGSGAGQANYSRLKPGRYWFRVAAAKANGALSGQEVSLPLIVVAPLYQRWEFWLVIGALATAAAAWIGRLAVQRRMQRQLAALEHQQAMERERARIARDLHDNIGAGLTEIAMQSDWVHNDLAQGPTADTRLRVERIRQSATELARSVDEIVWAINPANDTVKRFVNYLTQCTAQFLDAGGLRVRFDIPQEMPGTALAGKVRHYLFLAVREAVNNAAKHARADLIRLEVRVENSSLRIAVEDNGCGFAPEQATATGTHEGLDNMRRRMEDIGGTFKITSRPGEGTRVEFSAPLADKNAEPTRNSP, from the coding sequence ATGATGACTTCGGGCCTGCTGGCCTGCGGTCTCTTATTGTTCAGCCAGGGCGCTTCGGCTGACATCCGGATAACACAGATCGAGACCGATGGCCAAATGCGGGACCTTTCGGCGAGGGATAGCCGGAGTTCCGCGCCGCTACCCATCCACGCCACCGCCCGCTCAGTGCGCTTTCACTTCACGGAGGGAGACAGCAACGGCAAACCCACGGCGCGCCTGCGCTACAAGCTGGAAGGCTACGACGACACCTGGCAGGACCTCCCGATAAAGATGCGGGCAATCATCTACTTCCGGGACCGTCAAGGCCAGGTGGTGGGCAGCAGCGAGTTTTACCTGACTGGCGAAACGCCTGGGTGGCGGGGAAGCATCGAAACCTCGGATTTCTCAGCCCGGCGTGAAACCGCCACCGCGCCTGAACGGACCGCCTCGGCTCGAATCTCGTTTTTGTCCCATGGCGGCGACGCGGGCATGGGGGAGTTTGGCGTGGATGCCGTTCATGTCCTGGTCGAGCATGGGGCAGATAAACAACCTAAAGTTTTTGATTTGAGCATTACCAAGGGAACCGAGCTGTCGCATCCGCTCGGCTCCCCAGCCAATTGGATTCGCGAAGGCTCACGCGCGGAGCTGGCCCAAGTGCTGACGCGGCCCACGCCCATCCCCCACCCCATCCTGGCCATCCACGACGATGATCCTTCCTTTTTTGGCAACTGGGCCACGAGCGCATTCATCCCGGTGGTACCGGGCGATCGTTTGACGCTGGAATGGCAGACCGCGCACAGCATCGGCGGCAGCGGTGCCGGGCAGGCCAATTATTCACGACTGAAACCTGGACGCTATTGGTTTCGCGTGGCCGCCGCCAAGGCGAATGGGGCATTGAGCGGTCAGGAAGTGTCGCTGCCCCTGATCGTGGTCGCCCCCCTGTATCAACGGTGGGAGTTCTGGTTGGTGATCGGAGCACTGGCGACAGCCGCGGCTGCCTGGATTGGCCGGCTGGCCGTCCAGCGAAGGATGCAGCGCCAGCTTGCCGCACTGGAACACCAGCAAGCCATGGAACGCGAACGGGCTCGCATCGCCCGTGATCTGCACGACAACATCGGCGCAGGGTTGACCGAGATCGCCATGCAAAGCGATTGGGTCCACAACGATCTCGCGCAAGGCCCGACGGCCGATACCCGGCTGCGCGTCGAGCGCATCCGTCAATCGGCGACTGAACTGGCGCGCAGCGTGGACGAGATTGTCTGGGCCATCAATCCTGCCAATGACACCGTGAAACGGTTCGTCAATTACCTGACCCAATGCACCGCGCAATTCCTGGACGCAGGCGGCCTGCGCGTGCGCTTCGACATCCCTCAGGAAATGCCGGGGACCGCCCTGGCAGGCAAAGTACGCCACTATCTGTTTCTGGCTGTCCGCGAGGCGGTGAACAACGCAGCCAAACATGCCCGGGCCGATTTAATCCGCCTGGAAGTCCGTGTCGAAAATTCCAGTCTGCGCATTGCTGTCGAGGATAACGGCTGCGGGTTCGCACCTGAACAGGCCACCGCCACTGG
- a CDS encoding CotH kinase family protein, translating into MKHISILVTLMLSPLDPRFMNELLSGEVFQAAGVPAPRIVHAVVILNGRTLGLYYLKEGHDKGFLKQSLA; encoded by the coding sequence TTGAAACATATCTCCATCCTCGTCACCCTGATGCTCTCGCCGCTGGATCCGCGATTCATGAACGAACTCCTGTCCGGCGAAGTCTTCCAGGCTGCGGGTGTGCCCGCCCCGCGGATCGTTCACGCGGTGGTTATCCTGAACGGGCGCACGCTCGGCCTTTACTACCTGAAGGAGGGCCACGACAAAGGTTTCCTCAAACAGTCTTTGGCCTGA
- a CDS encoding Gfo/Idh/MocA family oxidoreductase, protein MQHTLLNVSRRGFLKASALGISAAAFGGPLVMRGSAASTAANGKVNLAVVGCGGQGCGDMGGLLSNGANLVALCDPDAGQIEKAGAAAAKRGGKTAKVYEDYRKLLDDAATFDAVLIATPDHWHAPLCKAFMKAGKHIYCEKPLTHSIAEARELRELARHSKVVTQMGNQGSAGISLRRSVEIIKAGALGQIREVYEWGIHSFAREGNAQGEDTIPPGFNWDLWVGPSGMRPFKKDVYHPKNWRGWYDFGNGSLADFCCHSMNLPVRALDLGYPERLVVNVNPQNPWEQTAGKAAVEYHFPARGNLPPVALYWQGGGKPPTDVIKPVLDLDPSKTGLFIRGEKGCIYTDHWNDGGLIRLNGESDLVSVLNHPATKHIPASLPRTKGHGKEWLDACRGEGRTFSDFDTGGKLTEIGLAGVLAIRAGKNLEWDGEKMEAKNAPEAARFVHTEYRKKWLV, encoded by the coding sequence ATGCAACATACCTTATTAAATGTTTCGCGCCGCGGTTTTCTCAAGGCATCAGCGCTGGGCATCAGTGCGGCCGCTTTCGGCGGGCCATTGGTGATGCGCGGCAGTGCCGCCTCGACGGCCGCCAACGGCAAGGTGAATCTCGCCGTGGTCGGTTGCGGCGGGCAGGGCTGTGGCGACATGGGCGGCCTGCTTTCCAACGGTGCTAATCTGGTCGCCCTGTGCGACCCGGATGCCGGGCAGATCGAAAAGGCAGGGGCTGCTGCAGCCAAGCGAGGTGGCAAGACAGCCAAGGTCTACGAGGATTATCGGAAGCTGCTGGATGACGCCGCGACCTTTGACGCTGTCTTGATCGCCACCCCAGACCACTGGCACGCTCCGCTGTGCAAGGCCTTCATGAAGGCCGGCAAACACATCTATTGTGAGAAGCCCCTCACGCACAGCATCGCCGAGGCACGTGAACTCCGCGAGTTGGCTCGCCATAGCAAGGTCGTGACCCAAATGGGCAATCAGGGAAGTGCCGGTATTTCGCTGCGCCGCTCCGTCGAGATCATCAAGGCCGGCGCGCTCGGGCAGATCCGCGAAGTATACGAGTGGGGTATCCATAGCTTCGCCCGCGAAGGCAATGCCCAAGGCGAGGACACCATTCCCCCTGGCTTCAATTGGGACCTGTGGGTCGGTCCGTCAGGCATGCGTCCCTTCAAGAAGGACGTTTATCATCCCAAGAACTGGCGGGGTTGGTATGACTTCGGCAACGGCAGCCTAGCGGACTTCTGCTGCCACTCCATGAACCTGCCCGTGCGGGCACTGGACCTGGGCTATCCCGAGCGACTGGTGGTGAACGTCAACCCTCAAAACCCGTGGGAGCAGACGGCTGGCAAGGCAGCAGTGGAGTACCATTTCCCGGCCCGCGGCAATCTCCCGCCGGTGGCATTGTATTGGCAGGGCGGAGGCAAGCCGCCCACCGATGTCATCAAGCCCGTCCTCGATCTGGACCCGAGCAAGACGGGCCTCTTTATCCGGGGCGAAAAGGGCTGCATCTACACCGATCATTGGAATGACGGCGGCCTGATACGCCTCAACGGCGAATCCGATCTTGTGAGCGTGCTGAACCATCCCGCCACCAAGCACATTCCCGCGAGCCTTCCGCGCACCAAGGGACACGGCAAGGAATGGCTTGACGCCTGCCGGGGCGAGGGACGCACCTTCTCCGACTTCGATACCGGCGGGAAGCTCACAGAGATCGGTCTGGCCGGTGTTTTAGCAATTCGCGCGGGCAAGAATCTGGAATGGGATGGTGAGAAGATGGAAGCCAAGAACGCTCCCGAAGCGGCCCGCTTCGTTCATACTGAGTACCGGAAGAAATGGCTGGTCTGA
- a CDS encoding glycoside hydrolase family 88 protein → MIVPWRLVTIIGLAGCCCAPARSATPADEVFRPEVIVQLMHKANDWQAAHPVMKPSDRNWERATWYTGIMSAWKNTRDPRFQDQAIAWGKQHQWQVGTEKQGANRLFCVETWTELYLEKKDSGMIEPAVQWLNTPASNSPAGAKVWYFEGGRRYADSLYGACTLAMLAKATGDKQYLNYMHAFWTDVTAEIYDREESLYYRDRRFIGQKSPAGKKIFWSRGNGWVLGGIVRVLEYLPESDPAYAGYLAQYRAMAAAVAKCQPADGLWRPNLADLDHVPVPESSGTGFFCYAMTWGINRGMLDRATYEPVVRKAWKALAGVVSAEGQVQFGQPVGDRPAVVKQELTHEYVTGTFLLAGSEIYRLVK, encoded by the coding sequence ATGATTGTACCATGGCGCCTTGTCACCATCATCGGGCTGGCTGGTTGTTGCTGCGCCCCGGCCCGAAGCGCAACCCCGGCGGACGAGGTGTTCCGTCCGGAAGTGATTGTCCAACTGATGCACAAAGCCAATGACTGGCAGGCCGCCCATCCCGTCATGAAGCCGTCCGACCGCAATTGGGAACGCGCCACCTGGTACACGGGCATCATGTCCGCCTGGAAGAACACCCGCGACCCGCGATTCCAGGACCAGGCCATCGCATGGGGAAAACAGCACCAGTGGCAGGTTGGCACGGAAAAGCAGGGTGCCAACCGCCTGTTCTGCGTCGAAACCTGGACGGAGCTCTACCTCGAAAAGAAGGACTCCGGTATGATCGAGCCTGCCGTTCAGTGGCTCAACACCCCCGCCTCAAATTCTCCGGCCGGCGCCAAGGTTTGGTACTTTGAAGGCGGGCGCCGCTATGCGGACTCCCTGTATGGTGCCTGCACCTTGGCCATGCTGGCCAAAGCAACCGGGGATAAACAGTATCTCAATTATATGCACGCGTTTTGGACCGACGTCACCGCCGAGATATATGACCGCGAGGAATCCCTTTATTATCGTGACCGCCGCTTCATCGGCCAAAAATCGCCGGCCGGCAAAAAGATTTTCTGGTCGCGCGGCAACGGCTGGGTGCTGGGCGGTATCGTGCGGGTGCTGGAATATTTGCCGGAAAGCGACCCTGCCTATGCCGGATACCTGGCGCAATACCGGGCCATGGCCGCCGCCGTTGCCAAATGCCAACCGGCCGATGGACTATGGAGGCCCAACCTCGCCGACCTGGATCACGTCCCGGTGCCGGAAAGCAGTGGCACCGGCTTTTTTTGTTATGCCATGACCTGGGGCATTAATCGTGGCATGCTGGACCGCGCCACCTACGAGCCGGTGGTGCGCAAAGCCTGGAAAGCCTTGGCGGGTGTGGTCAGCGCCGAAGGTCAGGTGCAGTTTGGCCAGCCCGTGGGCGACCGTCCGGCGGTGGTCAAGCAGGAGCTGACCCATGAATATGTCACCGGGACTTTTCTCTTGGCCGGTAGTGAAATCTACCGCCTGGTAAAATGA